The genomic region CCTGCCCTCACCAAGGTAGTAAAACTTATTCTTGAGCATATTCCTTAGGATGAAGGCCAGGGAATAAGCCTTTTTCGACACGTCCCCATCACATGTTATGAAGGCATCCTCATGCATCACATGCGTCGGCGCCATACAAAGCCTGGCATTTACTGGATATCTCACGAAACCCTCATTACCAACCTTCTCAACCACAGCCACCAACTCATTATTTAGGTACAATTCCTGACGAACCCAGTAATCACTAAGCCTAAAACTATAGTGGTAACCAATGACCGAGCCCCTACTTAACTCAAGGCCCGTACTACGTCCAAGGCTCTCCCCATCCTCATCAACTTCATAATAAACACCAATCGTTATAGTCTCACTGGGGTCGAGCCCATAGGCTAGGTCCTCAGGTTCATGAATAATTAATAGGTTTCCTTCAAGGACAAGCCACTCCTCACCCCTACTCTGCATTAATAGGGCTAGGGCCTCCATAAAGCTCGTCTTGCCTGACCCGCTACGGCCAACAATTACGGTATTACCGTTAAGGTCTATGGTTAGCCCCCTACCTAAGCCCTTGAATCCCTTAATCACCGCCCTTACGAGTCTCGTCATCCTCATCAACCAATGCATAGGCTATTATTAATATTCCGCTGACATTACCAAGACTCACATTACTAATGTTAATACCCACCTGCCTAATATTACGCGACCCAGCAATATTACTCAACTCACTCAGTGCCTTGCTTAATGATTCATCGAGCCTGTTCAACGCCACGTCAAACTCAACACCCCTAACTAACTGGCCAACACTTACATTGAGTGGTATGAATTTCCTAACATGCACTATCTTAGTCATTAAAATTTACTGCCTGTATAAGGTAAAATACCTTTCCACCTGGATAAGCCTTTTATTATTCAATGTGCGTGTGTATCTGAATGGAGGTTGTCTTCACACCGTGGCGATGGACATACATAAAGTCAACGAATAATAAGGGTGGTGAGTGTGCGTTATGCGCCTATTTACGTGGCAGTGATGATGGATTAGTGGTTTACAGGGGTAGGCAATGCTTCATTGTTATGAATAAGTACCCATACAACATCGGTCACGTAATGATAGTGCCCAATAGGCACGTACCATCAATAACGGACTTAAACACCGATGAATTAAATGAGTGTGGGATACTCCTAGTGGCTGTTATTAAGGCGTTAACTAAGGTCCTAGGTATTGGCTATGGAGATTTTAACGTGGGCATCAACATTGGTAGGGTCGCTGGCGCGGGTATTGAGGAGCACATGCACGTACATGTTGTTCCCAAACCCTCGGTGATATCCTTTGAATCAACAGACCCTGAATTTGTCATGAATAAGACCAGGGAAATAGCGGTTAGACTTAGGGAGGTGGTTCC from Vulcanisaeta distributa DSM 14429 harbors:
- a CDS encoding HIT family protein: MEVVFTPWRWTYIKSTNNKGGECALCAYLRGSDDGLVVYRGRQCFIVMNKYPYNIGHVMIVPNRHVPSITDLNTDELNECGILLVAVIKALTKVLGIGYGDFNVGINIGRVAGAGIEEHMHVHVVPKPSVISFESTDPEFVMNKTREIAVRLREVVPQFTK
- a CDS encoding AAA family ATPase, whose translation is MTRLVRAVIKGFKGLGRGLTIDLNGNTVIVGRSGSGKTSFMEALALLMQSRGEEWLVLEGNLLIIHEPEDLAYGLDPSETITIGVYYEVDEDGESLGRSTGLELSRGSVIGYHYSFRLSDYWVRQELYLNNELVAVVEKVGNEGFVRYPVNARLCMAPTHVMHEDAFITCDGDVSKKAYSLAFILRNMLKNKFYYLGEGRVCWWKRDYETTVDLPSNSVGSDGQYTVHQLSVIQTRPEYEGIYNELMGLVNELGIEGIKAGFTAPKRISGYIKVNGKWVPMFHAGLKMRSLLPILVQLILTPPGSVLLIDSVDLGLTYDELNALVDIIDRMARKVGYQVVMSSKVAPTGNVSVVNI